The genomic interval ACATCGCCATCCCCCTGGGTGCCGCTTACCTCCAGGGACTGCTCGACCGCGCCCGCGGCGCCACCCACATCGCGGTGGCGTCCTACAACGCCGGCGAGCCGCAGGCGCGCCTGTGGCGCAGCTACTGCTACAGCCCCGAGCCGGCCGAGTATTTTTCGAAGGTGAGCTTTCGGGAAACGCGCGGCTACCTGCGCAAGGTGTTGAGTAGCTGGGCGCAGTACCGCGAAATCTACCGCGCCGATCTCGCCGGCTCCTGAAGCCTGAGCGCCCACCCCGTCGGCCGCGCGGCGGAAGAGATCTCTAGCAGGCTGCTGAAAAACTCGTCGGCAACCTGCGACCGGGCCCGAGAGGGCCCAGCGGCGAAGCCGTGAGACGGGGCCGCCCTGGACGGGGTGAGCCCCTACGCGGGCCGCCGAAAATCGCACTTTTTCGGGCCGGGCCGCGCAGGCGAGGGGGCGCTCATGGAGTTGCCCCGATTTTGTGGACAGAAACCGTGCTTAGGAGAATAGGCCGGGAGGAGTTCACAAAATGGTTGAGAAGCGTCGTCGTTTCAGTGAGGAGTTCAAGCGCGAGGCCGTGCGTCTGGCGTACGAGAGCGGTTGTCGTTTGAAGGACGTGGCGAAGGAGCTGGATGTTCGTCCGGATCTGATCCGCCGTTGGCGTCACGCCTTGAGTGGCGGGGAGCCTGGGAAGCCGGCTTCGGCAGAGGCGCAAGAGATCCGTCGTTTGCAGCGCCAGCTTTCGCGGATGCGGGAAGAGCGCGACATCCTAAAAAAAGCCTTGGCGATCTTCTCGGATCGGCCGCAGTGAGGCTGGACCTGGTGGAGCGGTTTCAGGCGGCCCATCCGGTGGGCCGCCTCTGCCAGGCGCTCGAGGTCTCGCGCAGCGGTCACTATGCCCGGCGGCATCGCGGCGAGTCTCGTCGTCGCCGAGAAGATCGCGTGCTCAAGCAGGAGATC from Acidobacteriota bacterium carries:
- a CDS encoding transposase encodes the protein MVEKRRRFSEEFKREAVRLAYESGCRLKDVAKELDVRPDLIRRWRHALSGGEPGKPASAEAQEIRRLQRQLSRMREERDILKKALAIFSDRPQ